From a region of the Halorubrum sp. BV1 genome:
- a CDS encoding ferredoxin family protein — translation MAIDPNFEQNREQVGEEDGVAVWGPVEPPEKQGIRGTHVAVDFDICLADGACLEDCPVDVFEWVDTPDHPESERKANPADEDQCIDCMLCVDVCPVDAIDVDPGRENRL, via the coding sequence ATGGCCATCGACCCGAACTTCGAACAGAACCGCGAACAGGTCGGCGAGGAAGACGGCGTCGCCGTGTGGGGACCGGTCGAGCCGCCGGAGAAACAGGGGATTCGCGGGACCCACGTCGCGGTCGATTTCGATATCTGTCTCGCCGACGGCGCGTGTCTGGAGGACTGTCCGGTCGACGTGTTCGAGTGGGTCGACACCCCGGACCACCCCGAGTCAGAGCGGAAGGCGAACCCCGCAGACGAAGACCAGTGTATCGACTGTATGCTCTGTGTTGACGTCTGTCCGGTCGACGCGATCGACGTCGACCCGGGCCGCGAAAACCGACTCTGA